A genomic segment from Dermacentor silvarum isolate Dsil-2018 chromosome 11, BIME_Dsil_1.4, whole genome shotgun sequence encodes:
- the LOC119432716 gene encoding pancreatic lipase-related protein 2 translates to MYQLFFVVVQSEIWKHRTGQALDCSHAWENASVVLVDWSKGCGSVLGYSTAAANTRIVARSLALLVKTLADAGSVGPERIHYIGHSLGGQTGGVFGKDVKQLTGRLVGRITGLDPAGPLFESRGIHLTKDDAAFVDVLHTSIGSGWTDVVQGRLGMRASCGHVDFNPNGGKEQPGCWRFSSCSHSKATEFYAESVRKCDFPTRSCENYKDFVTGKCAPSCEDGRTCGHMGHPAGMPLAGDHYTKTTKHQCPPRDIFNNRRVQVVSRRMDPDAMLVNSLGRSARILLEEATPEERRELLDALREEMAVRTGQRSAYDGQPLE, encoded by the exons GAAAACGCGTCCGTGGTTCTGGTTGACTGGAGCAAAGGTTGCGGCTCGGTTCTGGGCTACAGCACGGCGGCGGCCAACACGCGCATCGTGGCCCGGTCGTTGGCGCTGCTGGTCAAGACGCTGGCAGACGCGGGCTCGGTGGGGCCGGAGCGCATCCACTACATCGGGCACAGCCTGGGCGGCCAGACGGGAGGAGTTTTCGGCAAGGACGTCAAGCAGCTCACGGGACGGCTCGTTGGACGCATCACCG GCCTGGACCCCGCAGGACCGCTATTCGAGTCGCGCGGCATCCACCTGACAAAAGACGACGCCGCCTTCGTGGATGTGCTGCACACGAGCATCGGCAGCGGGTGGACGGACGTGGTCCAGGGCCGGCTGGGAATGCGTGCCAGTTGCGGTCACGTGGACTTCAACCCGAACGGCGGCAAGGAACAACCGGGCTGCTGGAGATTCAGCT CCTGCTCGCACTCGAAGGCGACCGAGTTCTACGCCGAGTCGGTGCGCAAGTGCGACTTCCCGACGCGCTCGTGCGAGAACTACAAGGACTTCGTGACCGGAAAGTGCGCACCCAGCTGCGAAGACGGCCGCACTTGCGGGCACATGGGCCACCCGGCCGGAATGCCGCTGGCCGGCGACCACTACACGAAGACCACGAAGCACCAGTGCCCGCCCAGGGACATCTTCAACAACCGACGGGTGCAGGTCGTGTCTCGGAGAATGGACCCGGACGCGATGCTGGTGAACTCGCTGGGACGTTCGGCGAGGATCCTGCTCGAAGAGGCCACGCCCGAAGAACGCCGGGAACTCCTGGACGCGCTCAGAGAGGAGATGGCTGTGCGCACCGGTCAGCGGTCCGCGTATGATGGCCAACCGTTGGAATGA